One window from the genome of Zonotrichia leucophrys gambelii isolate GWCS_2022_RI chromosome 27, RI_Zleu_2.0, whole genome shotgun sequence encodes:
- the LOC135458536 gene encoding uncharacterized protein LOC135458536 isoform X1 produces MAGRTVRVQGFPAELPPDRAADKLTIHFLRSRNGGGDIANVRVLPGSLPCALITFEAPEVAQRILQVKNHVLAIGKTQYPLEVTPHASELSPNEIFIHVSMTIDYGKLPTGKTLLKDLHKEYSNVHFSFDSKNMQCIVQGPFTELQTFSRDLLSSLNLKNQASGQILLPAPSCGAKEMGMPDQQQVPDSTEPAQEAAKLPDCDQVQEMAAKEPSPQSPVGEEAVELLGKLEDFSLAVDSDIYLYMQRFCAAEYRGVLQQHHVDVVDVSGDGIAVLYLQPSGGVSGDTEALRQAQLALQQLYQQLEASLRKEKIAKKGLGMDSQALRALTRELQELYPQLLCHEDVKQLYLVGSLVDVCKAKQFLEDSVTRRSAARTVDTLSSSQPSGTTEAAPLLGKPPVHPSATRLSPSKQEQKCEFKLAASFSTLKADRSQAGQDLLVSQDSPAVAQVKLSGKHSSETDAPGQSDPRALSQQYQSPTPMRDKVVGLAQSPTPMADKVLGSAADPQQNDPTERDHVEGGARLTGEKVLMPIAGKENSTFQHAEDSKGSGPFGYHSLAGIYSNCDVTWTPFALGCKPSASSPVLRRSNSFSLSRSKESSNSGDISRVSEEISLDTLQWFYLKDVCHAAIDELCRAGGVHISERHAGDCTVLMLQAEDRRRLLQAKWKVEDLVQKCPDLVCQSVSYSELAVSGPDDSDLSELCSLLRGKSFQVGLSKDKYKLYLACPKEMLPGVSEAFHMFSSRRLCAMKSSSLSPGSESTGKLSVQPSRSQDPVLDVALPGGLSSPQHLNIINKMDSPYVLRASWLPEAEEKASPSPWRYQQAWGQEEGRGCVDSGAGRRGSSLLSLGTGDKQSPPGLREFQEQRKTKLTLGEPDSPRLKQVLPDRFQFARDKSRGGHNEAMGQQHCPVPAADEAPHSMPTWLPRAVAAEPPPAVAQQAPAAEPTDQGRAQLPGGRSNEQEEPELPSQQRREPSLGQESSTIPLEQCDVCQGSGVTCQGSCGHALCRTCFAADSLQPACCDSSSDIPSCNILGTLKISSLSQSLPGFYPDSTFQLAYNIPDGVQGVGDPRPGHPYKGGNFCAFLPENTEGVKIAKLLKRAFECGLTFQIKSCNGEERVTWGPIPHKTSWDGGKARNGYPDAQYLHEVGTVLNKLGLV; encoded by the exons aTGGCGGGCCGCACGGTGCGGGTGCAGGGCTTCCCCGCCGAGCTGCCCCCCGACAGGGCGGCCGACAAGCTGACCATTCACTTCCTGCGCTCCCGCAACGGCGGCGGCGACATCGCCAACGTCCGGGTGCTGCCCGGCTCTCTGCCCTGCGCCCTCATCACCTTCGAGGCGCCGGAAG TGGCCCAGAGGATCCTGCAGGTGAAGAACCACGTGCTGGCAATTGGGAAGACACAGTACCCGCTGGAGGTGACGCCCCACGCTTCAGAGCTGAGCCCCAATGAG ATCTTCATACACGTGAGCATGACAATTGACTATGGCAAGCTGCCCACGGGCAAAACCCTCCTGAAGGACTTGCACAAAGAGTACAGCAATGTACACTTCAGCTTCGACTCCAAGAACATGCAGTGCATAGTGCAGGGCCCATTCACTGAGCTGCAGACCTTCAGCAGAGACCTTCTCAGCAGCCTGAACCTCAAGAACCAAGCCAGTGGCCAGAtcctcctgccagctcccagctgtgggGCCAAGGAGATGGGAATGCCTGATCAGCAGCAAGTGCCCGACTCCACTGAGCCAGCACAAGAGGCAGCAAAGCTTCCAGATTGTGACCAGGTGCAGGAAATGGCAGCTAAAGAACCATCACCTCAGAGCCCAGTGGGTGAGGAAGCTGTGGAACTTTTGGGGAAGCTGGAGGACTTTTCCCTCGCCGTGGACTCGGACATTTACTTGTACATGCAgaggttctgtgctgctgagtaCCGgggtgtgctgcagcagcaccacgtGGATGTGGTGGATGTCAGTGGCGATGGCATTGCTGTGTTGTACCTCCAGCCATCTGGAGGAGTgtctggggacacagaggcCTTGAGGCAGGCccagctggccctgcagcagctctaccAGCAGCTGGAGGCGAGCCTGCGCAAGGAGAAGATCGCTAAGAaagggctggggatggacagccaggcactcagggctctgacacgtgagctgcaggagctctatccccagctgctctgccatgaGGATGTGAAGCAGCTTTATCTCGTTGGAAGCCTGGTTGATGTGTGCAAGGCCAAGCAGTTCCTTGAGGATTCTGTCACCAGGAGAAGTGCTGCACGCACGGTTGACAcgctgagcagctcccagccctctggCACCACAGAGGCTGCACCACTGCTGGGCAAACCTCCTGTGCATCCTTCAGCCACAAGGCTTAGCCCAAGcaagcaggagcagaaatgtGAGTTCAAGCTAGCTGCCAGCTTCAGCACCCTGAAAGCTGACAGGTCTCAGGCTGGCCAGGACCTCTTGGTGAGTCAGGACTctccagcagtggcacaggtgaAGCTTTCTGGGAAACATTCATCAGAGACAGATGCtcctggtcagagtgacccaAGGGCACTGAGCCAGCAGTATCAGTCTCCCACCCCTATGAGAGATAAAGTTGTGGGGTTGGCACAGTCTCCCACCCCTATGGCAGATAAAGTTCTGGGGTCAGCAGCAGACCCTCAGCAGAATGACCCCACAGAAAGGGACCATGTGGAAGGAGGTGCCAGACTCACAGGAGAAAAGGTGCTGATGCCTATTGCAGGCAAAGAAAACAGCACTTTTCAGCATGCTGAGGACTCTAAAGGCTCAGGTCCCTTTGGGTACCACTCCCTTGCTGGCATCTACAGCAACTGTGATGTGACATGGACCCCTTTTGCTTTAGGCTGCAAACCCTCAGcatccagccctgtgctgagaCGGTCCAACAGCTTCTCCCTGTCGAGGTCAAAGGAAAGCAGCAACTCTGGAGACATCAGCAGGGTGAGTGAGGAGATAAGCCTGGACACTCTGCAGTGGTTTTACCTGAAAGATGTGTGCCATGCTGCTATTGatgagctgtgcagggctggaggggtgCACATCTCGGAGCGCCACGCCGGCGACTGCACGGTGCtgatgctgcaggcagaggacaggagAAGGCTGCTCCAGGCTAAATGGAAGGTGGAAGATCTTGTGCAGAAGTGCCCTGACTTGGTGTGTCAGAGTGTGAGCTACTCAGAGCTTGCTGTCAGTGGGCCAGATGACAGTGACCTGAGCGAACTGTGCAGCCTCTTGCGAGGAAAATCCTTCCAGGTTGGACTCAGCAAAGACAAGTACAAGCTCTACCTTGCCTGCCCCAAGGAGATGCTGCCAGGAGTGAGTGAGGCCTTCCACATGTTCTCCTCCAGGAGGCTCTGTGCCATGAAGTCTTCATCCCTGTCTCCTGGATCAGAGAGTACAGGGAAATTGAGTGTCCAGCCAAGCAGAAGCCAGGACCCAGTGCTGGATGTGGCCCTTCCTGGCGGCCTGAGTTCCCCACAGCACCTGAACATCATCAATAAAATGGACTCTCCATACGTGCTCAGGGCTTCCTGGCTGCCAGAGGCTGAGGAAAAGGCATCCCCCAGTCCTTGGAGGTACCAGCAGGCttgggggcaggaggagggcaggggctgtgttgATTCTGGGGCTGGCAGACGAGGAAGCAGCCTTCTGAGCCTTGGCACGGGGGATAAGCAAAGCCCTCCTGGCCTGAGGGAGTTCCAGGAACAGCGCAAGACAAAACTGACCCTGGGGGAGCCCGACAGCCCCCGGCTGAAACAAGTCTTGCCAGACAGGTTCCAGTTTGCAAGAGACAAGAGCAGAGGAGGCCACAATGAAGCAatgggacagcagcactgcccagtcCCTGCAGCTGATGAAGCTCCTCACTCTATGCCCACCTGGCtacccagggctgtggctgctgagccACCACCAGCTGTGGCCCAGCAggcacctgcagcagagcccacagaTCAGGGAAgggcccagctcccagggggCAGGAGCAACGAGCAGGAGGAGCCTGAGCTCCCATCACAGCAGAGAAGAgagcccagccttggccaggaAAGCAGCACCATCCCTCTGGAGCAGTGTGATGTTtgccagggctctggggtgacctgccagggctcctgtGGTCACGCCTTGTGCAGGACATGTTTTGCAGCAGACAGTTTGCAGCCAGCTTGCTGTGACTCCTCCTCAGATATCCCAAGCTGCAATATCCTGGGGACACTGAAGATCTCCTCCCTGTCTCAGAGCCTGCCTGGATTCTATCCGGACTCAACATTTCAGCTTGCTTACAACATCCCTGATGGAGTGCAGGGG GTTGGGGACCCTCGCCCAGGACACCCTTACAAAGGCGGGAATTTTTGTGCCTTCCTGCCTGAAAACACAGAAGGGGTGAAGATAGCAAAGCTGCTGAAGAGAGCGTTTGAATGTGGGCTGACATTCCAGATCAAGTCCTGCAATGGAGAGGAAAGAGTAACATGGGGTCCTATCCCCCACAAAACCTCCTGGGATGGAGGCAAAGCCAG
- the LOC135458536 gene encoding uncharacterized protein LOC135458536 isoform X2, with protein MTIDYGKLPTGKTLLKDLHKEYSNVHFSFDSKNMQCIVQGPFTELQTFSRDLLSSLNLKNQASGQILLPAPSCGAKEMGMPDQQQVPDSTEPAQEAAKLPDCDQVQEMAAKEPSPQSPVGEEAVELLGKLEDFSLAVDSDIYLYMQRFCAAEYRGVLQQHHVDVVDVSGDGIAVLYLQPSGGVSGDTEALRQAQLALQQLYQQLEASLRKEKIAKKGLGMDSQALRALTRELQELYPQLLCHEDVKQLYLVGSLVDVCKAKQFLEDSVTRRSAARTVDTLSSSQPSGTTEAAPLLGKPPVHPSATRLSPSKQEQKCEFKLAASFSTLKADRSQAGQDLLVSQDSPAVAQVKLSGKHSSETDAPGQSDPRALSQQYQSPTPMRDKVVGLAQSPTPMADKVLGSAADPQQNDPTERDHVEGGARLTGEKVLMPIAGKENSTFQHAEDSKGSGPFGYHSLAGIYSNCDVTWTPFALGCKPSASSPVLRRSNSFSLSRSKESSNSGDISRVSEEISLDTLQWFYLKDVCHAAIDELCRAGGVHISERHAGDCTVLMLQAEDRRRLLQAKWKVEDLVQKCPDLVCQSVSYSELAVSGPDDSDLSELCSLLRGKSFQVGLSKDKYKLYLACPKEMLPGVSEAFHMFSSRRLCAMKSSSLSPGSESTGKLSVQPSRSQDPVLDVALPGGLSSPQHLNIINKMDSPYVLRASWLPEAEEKASPSPWRYQQAWGQEEGRGCVDSGAGRRGSSLLSLGTGDKQSPPGLREFQEQRKTKLTLGEPDSPRLKQVLPDRFQFARDKSRGGHNEAMGQQHCPVPAADEAPHSMPTWLPRAVAAEPPPAVAQQAPAAEPTDQGRAQLPGGRSNEQEEPELPSQQRREPSLGQESSTIPLEQCDVCQGSGVTCQGSCGHALCRTCFAADSLQPACCDSSSDIPSCNILGTLKISSLSQSLPGFYPDSTFQLAYNIPDGVQGVGDPRPGHPYKGGNFCAFLPENTEGVKIAKLLKRAFECGLTFQIKSCNGEERVTWGPIPHKTSWDGGKARNGYPDAQYLHEVGTVLNKLGLV; from the exons ATGACAATTGACTATGGCAAGCTGCCCACGGGCAAAACCCTCCTGAAGGACTTGCACAAAGAGTACAGCAATGTACACTTCAGCTTCGACTCCAAGAACATGCAGTGCATAGTGCAGGGCCCATTCACTGAGCTGCAGACCTTCAGCAGAGACCTTCTCAGCAGCCTGAACCTCAAGAACCAAGCCAGTGGCCAGAtcctcctgccagctcccagctgtgggGCCAAGGAGATGGGAATGCCTGATCAGCAGCAAGTGCCCGACTCCACTGAGCCAGCACAAGAGGCAGCAAAGCTTCCAGATTGTGACCAGGTGCAGGAAATGGCAGCTAAAGAACCATCACCTCAGAGCCCAGTGGGTGAGGAAGCTGTGGAACTTTTGGGGAAGCTGGAGGACTTTTCCCTCGCCGTGGACTCGGACATTTACTTGTACATGCAgaggttctgtgctgctgagtaCCGgggtgtgctgcagcagcaccacgtGGATGTGGTGGATGTCAGTGGCGATGGCATTGCTGTGTTGTACCTCCAGCCATCTGGAGGAGTgtctggggacacagaggcCTTGAGGCAGGCccagctggccctgcagcagctctaccAGCAGCTGGAGGCGAGCCTGCGCAAGGAGAAGATCGCTAAGAaagggctggggatggacagccaggcactcagggctctgacacgtgagctgcaggagctctatccccagctgctctgccatgaGGATGTGAAGCAGCTTTATCTCGTTGGAAGCCTGGTTGATGTGTGCAAGGCCAAGCAGTTCCTTGAGGATTCTGTCACCAGGAGAAGTGCTGCACGCACGGTTGACAcgctgagcagctcccagccctctggCACCACAGAGGCTGCACCACTGCTGGGCAAACCTCCTGTGCATCCTTCAGCCACAAGGCTTAGCCCAAGcaagcaggagcagaaatgtGAGTTCAAGCTAGCTGCCAGCTTCAGCACCCTGAAAGCTGACAGGTCTCAGGCTGGCCAGGACCTCTTGGTGAGTCAGGACTctccagcagtggcacaggtgaAGCTTTCTGGGAAACATTCATCAGAGACAGATGCtcctggtcagagtgacccaAGGGCACTGAGCCAGCAGTATCAGTCTCCCACCCCTATGAGAGATAAAGTTGTGGGGTTGGCACAGTCTCCCACCCCTATGGCAGATAAAGTTCTGGGGTCAGCAGCAGACCCTCAGCAGAATGACCCCACAGAAAGGGACCATGTGGAAGGAGGTGCCAGACTCACAGGAGAAAAGGTGCTGATGCCTATTGCAGGCAAAGAAAACAGCACTTTTCAGCATGCTGAGGACTCTAAAGGCTCAGGTCCCTTTGGGTACCACTCCCTTGCTGGCATCTACAGCAACTGTGATGTGACATGGACCCCTTTTGCTTTAGGCTGCAAACCCTCAGcatccagccctgtgctgagaCGGTCCAACAGCTTCTCCCTGTCGAGGTCAAAGGAAAGCAGCAACTCTGGAGACATCAGCAGGGTGAGTGAGGAGATAAGCCTGGACACTCTGCAGTGGTTTTACCTGAAAGATGTGTGCCATGCTGCTATTGatgagctgtgcagggctggaggggtgCACATCTCGGAGCGCCACGCCGGCGACTGCACGGTGCtgatgctgcaggcagaggacaggagAAGGCTGCTCCAGGCTAAATGGAAGGTGGAAGATCTTGTGCAGAAGTGCCCTGACTTGGTGTGTCAGAGTGTGAGCTACTCAGAGCTTGCTGTCAGTGGGCCAGATGACAGTGACCTGAGCGAACTGTGCAGCCTCTTGCGAGGAAAATCCTTCCAGGTTGGACTCAGCAAAGACAAGTACAAGCTCTACCTTGCCTGCCCCAAGGAGATGCTGCCAGGAGTGAGTGAGGCCTTCCACATGTTCTCCTCCAGGAGGCTCTGTGCCATGAAGTCTTCATCCCTGTCTCCTGGATCAGAGAGTACAGGGAAATTGAGTGTCCAGCCAAGCAGAAGCCAGGACCCAGTGCTGGATGTGGCCCTTCCTGGCGGCCTGAGTTCCCCACAGCACCTGAACATCATCAATAAAATGGACTCTCCATACGTGCTCAGGGCTTCCTGGCTGCCAGAGGCTGAGGAAAAGGCATCCCCCAGTCCTTGGAGGTACCAGCAGGCttgggggcaggaggagggcaggggctgtgttgATTCTGGGGCTGGCAGACGAGGAAGCAGCCTTCTGAGCCTTGGCACGGGGGATAAGCAAAGCCCTCCTGGCCTGAGGGAGTTCCAGGAACAGCGCAAGACAAAACTGACCCTGGGGGAGCCCGACAGCCCCCGGCTGAAACAAGTCTTGCCAGACAGGTTCCAGTTTGCAAGAGACAAGAGCAGAGGAGGCCACAATGAAGCAatgggacagcagcactgcccagtcCCTGCAGCTGATGAAGCTCCTCACTCTATGCCCACCTGGCtacccagggctgtggctgctgagccACCACCAGCTGTGGCCCAGCAggcacctgcagcagagcccacagaTCAGGGAAgggcccagctcccagggggCAGGAGCAACGAGCAGGAGGAGCCTGAGCTCCCATCACAGCAGAGAAGAgagcccagccttggccaggaAAGCAGCACCATCCCTCTGGAGCAGTGTGATGTTtgccagggctctggggtgacctgccagggctcctgtGGTCACGCCTTGTGCAGGACATGTTTTGCAGCAGACAGTTTGCAGCCAGCTTGCTGTGACTCCTCCTCAGATATCCCAAGCTGCAATATCCTGGGGACACTGAAGATCTCCTCCCTGTCTCAGAGCCTGCCTGGATTCTATCCGGACTCAACATTTCAGCTTGCTTACAACATCCCTGATGGAGTGCAGGGG GTTGGGGACCCTCGCCCAGGACACCCTTACAAAGGCGGGAATTTTTGTGCCTTCCTGCCTGAAAACACAGAAGGGGTGAAGATAGCAAAGCTGCTGAAGAGAGCGTTTGAATGTGGGCTGACATTCCAGATCAAGTCCTGCAATGGAGAGGAAAGAGTAACATGGGGTCCTATCCCCCACAAAACCTCCTGGGATGGAGGCAAAGCCAG